A genomic stretch from Pseudoliparis swirei isolate HS2019 ecotype Mariana Trench chromosome 18, NWPU_hadal_v1, whole genome shotgun sequence includes:
- the inka2 gene encoding PAK4-inhibitor INKA2 isoform X1 — MEQHLSKPECKNMDACLRRLKQELVCMKEAGDGLHAQMNSMMGALQELKLLQVQTALENIDISGRLINRGLPHPAPTEASAAAASTSFQDHGSCFSQTTPEEPRPSPMQGPRPSLESRNASSRDDRTLSRNRSSLGTSSSSASSFESESERSGRSERSARSVRSENDIESIPKRWSGYSAPQVDFYGPMVGNPPPEAYTQPQAPHRALAVDLPGILYSLSREGPSLDSGYSQESTDDGSDWTASLMSRSRNRQPLVLGDNVFADLVGNWLDLPEVEREEGEEEEKIADGGVERPDTPAHPLRLSRSQEICKKFSLTTNIFKKFLRSVRPDRDKLLKERPGWMAPELSEGDLFKRPKKVAPKSSKGSFYLPFWANGQQVKGRPCSHLAEAERSHQHHFSQVHQQPFAGMYLDRRQPETGLQKMHPLFDYNTAVWV; from the coding sequence GTGTGTATGAAAGAAGCCGGAGATGGCCTCCACGCTCAGATGAATTCAATGATGGGAGCCCTCCAGGAACTCAAGCTCCTTCAGGTTCAGACGGCGCTAGAAAACATTGACATTTCAGGCCGGCTTATTAATCGAGGACTGCCACATCCAGCTCCCACCGAAGCGTCAGCTGCAGCGGCTTCCACCTCCTTCCAGGACCACGGGTCCTGCTTTAGCCAGACCACGCCCGAGGAGCCGCGGCCGAGCCCCATGCAGGGTCCGAGGCCGTCTCTGGAGAGCAGAAACGCCTCCAGCCGAGATGACAGGACCCTGTCTCGAAACAGAAGCAGCCTGGGAACCTCGTCTTCCTCAGCATCCAGCtttgagagtgagagtgagcgaAGTGGAAGAAGTGAACGGAGCGCACGAAGCGTGAGAAGCGAGAATGATATTGAGTCTATACCCAAGAGGTGGTCCGGATACTCCGCTCCACAGGTGGATTTCTACGGACCAATGGTGGGAAACCCTCCACCGGAGGCCTACACCCAGCCACAGGCTCCCCATCGGGCTCTGGCGGTGGACCTGCCCGGCATCCTGTACAGCCTCTCCAGAGAGGGCCCTTCCCTGGACAGCGGCTACTCCCAGGAAAGCACCGACGACGGCAGCGACTGGACTGCTTCGCTCATGAGCCGCAGCCGCAACCGCCAGCCCTTAGTGCTGGGCGACAACGTCTTTGCAGACCTCGTGGGCAACTGGCTGGACTTGCCcgaggtggagagggaggagggggaagaagaggagaagatagCGGACGGAGGGGTGGAAAGACCGGACACCCCAGCTCACCCTCTCCGCCTCAGCCGCTCGCAAGAGATCTGCAAGAAGTTCTCGTTGACCACGAACATCTTCAAGAAGTTCCTGCGCAGCGTTCGACCCGACAGGGACAAGCTGCTCAAGGAGAGGCCCGGCTGGATGGCTCCTGAGCTGTCAGAGGGAGACCTCTTCAAAAGGCCAAAGAAAGTGGCTCCCAAAAGTTCAAAAGGCAGCTTCTACCTTCCCTTCTGGGCAAACGGACAGCAGGTCAAAGGCAGGCCGTGTTCTCATCTCGCTGAAGCAGAGAGGAGCCACCAACACCACTTCTCACAGGTCCACCAGCAGCCATTTGCTGGGATGTATTTAGACAGGAGACAGCCAGAGACGGGTCTGCAGAAAATGCACCCCTTGTTTGACTACAACACAGCTGTGTGGGTCTGA
- the inka2 gene encoding PAK4-inhibitor INKA2 isoform X2, which yields MKEAGDGLHAQMNSMMGALQELKLLQVQTALENIDISGRLINRGLPHPAPTEASAAAASTSFQDHGSCFSQTTPEEPRPSPMQGPRPSLESRNASSRDDRTLSRNRSSLGTSSSSASSFESESERSGRSERSARSVRSENDIESIPKRWSGYSAPQVDFYGPMVGNPPPEAYTQPQAPHRALAVDLPGILYSLSREGPSLDSGYSQESTDDGSDWTASLMSRSRNRQPLVLGDNVFADLVGNWLDLPEVEREEGEEEEKIADGGVERPDTPAHPLRLSRSQEICKKFSLTTNIFKKFLRSVRPDRDKLLKERPGWMAPELSEGDLFKRPKKVAPKSSKGSFYLPFWANGQQVKGRPCSHLAEAERSHQHHFSQVHQQPFAGMYLDRRQPETGLQKMHPLFDYNTAVWV from the coding sequence ATGAAAGAAGCCGGAGATGGCCTCCACGCTCAGATGAATTCAATGATGGGAGCCCTCCAGGAACTCAAGCTCCTTCAGGTTCAGACGGCGCTAGAAAACATTGACATTTCAGGCCGGCTTATTAATCGAGGACTGCCACATCCAGCTCCCACCGAAGCGTCAGCTGCAGCGGCTTCCACCTCCTTCCAGGACCACGGGTCCTGCTTTAGCCAGACCACGCCCGAGGAGCCGCGGCCGAGCCCCATGCAGGGTCCGAGGCCGTCTCTGGAGAGCAGAAACGCCTCCAGCCGAGATGACAGGACCCTGTCTCGAAACAGAAGCAGCCTGGGAACCTCGTCTTCCTCAGCATCCAGCtttgagagtgagagtgagcgaAGTGGAAGAAGTGAACGGAGCGCACGAAGCGTGAGAAGCGAGAATGATATTGAGTCTATACCCAAGAGGTGGTCCGGATACTCCGCTCCACAGGTGGATTTCTACGGACCAATGGTGGGAAACCCTCCACCGGAGGCCTACACCCAGCCACAGGCTCCCCATCGGGCTCTGGCGGTGGACCTGCCCGGCATCCTGTACAGCCTCTCCAGAGAGGGCCCTTCCCTGGACAGCGGCTACTCCCAGGAAAGCACCGACGACGGCAGCGACTGGACTGCTTCGCTCATGAGCCGCAGCCGCAACCGCCAGCCCTTAGTGCTGGGCGACAACGTCTTTGCAGACCTCGTGGGCAACTGGCTGGACTTGCCcgaggtggagagggaggagggggaagaagaggagaagatagCGGACGGAGGGGTGGAAAGACCGGACACCCCAGCTCACCCTCTCCGCCTCAGCCGCTCGCAAGAGATCTGCAAGAAGTTCTCGTTGACCACGAACATCTTCAAGAAGTTCCTGCGCAGCGTTCGACCCGACAGGGACAAGCTGCTCAAGGAGAGGCCCGGCTGGATGGCTCCTGAGCTGTCAGAGGGAGACCTCTTCAAAAGGCCAAAGAAAGTGGCTCCCAAAAGTTCAAAAGGCAGCTTCTACCTTCCCTTCTGGGCAAACGGACAGCAGGTCAAAGGCAGGCCGTGTTCTCATCTCGCTGAAGCAGAGAGGAGCCACCAACACCACTTCTCACAGGTCCACCAGCAGCCATTTGCTGGGATGTATTTAGACAGGAGACAGCCAGAGACGGGTCTGCAGAAAATGCACCCCTTGTTTGACTACAACACAGCTGTGTGGGTCTGA